A section of the Engystomops pustulosus chromosome 3, aEngPut4.maternal, whole genome shotgun sequence genome encodes:
- the OTOS gene encoding otospiralin: MKLLLIGLCFSCIFLGTFLDARPVHEEDDPYLEAPAHPYWPFWTSDFWQYIEHFRSLGAYENINDLARTFFAHYPIGDTLGYTSHDHEH; the protein is encoded by the exons ATGAAGCTGCTTCTTATTGGTTTATGTTTCTCCTGTATATTTCTGGGAACATTCCTAG ATGCCAGACCTGTGCACGAGGAGGACG ACCCATATTTAGAGGCTCCTGCTCACCCCTACTGGCCCTTCTGGACCTCGGACTTCTGGCAGTACATAGAGCATTTCCGCTCACTGGGTGCCTATGAGAATATCAATGACCTAGCTCGCACTTTCTTTGCTCACTACCCAATTGGAGATACTCTGGGATACACAAGCCATGACCACGAGCATTAG